From one Erythrobacter sp. HKB08 genomic stretch:
- a CDS encoding I78 family peptidase inhibitor has protein sequence MRIPAIIATPILLAACAGNGGGAEPVAPPASAGTCNADNTAEFVGQKATAALGAAIQARTGASIFQWVGPDQAVTMDYRPERVRVTYDMGFVIERITCG, from the coding sequence ATGCGTATCCCCGCGATCATTGCGACCCCGATCCTGCTCGCAGCCTGTGCCGGTAACGGCGGAGGGGCTGAGCCTGTCGCGCCGCCGGCCAGCGCCGGAACCTGCAATGCGGACAACACCGCGGAGTTCGTCGGCCAGAAAGCGACCGCAGCGCTCGGAGCAGCCATCCAGGCCCGCACCGGCGCAAGCATCTTCCAGTGGGTCGGCCCCGACCAGGCAGTGACGATGGACTACCGGCCGGAGCGGGTTCGTGTCACCTACGACATGGGTTTCGTGATCGAGCGGATCACCTGCGGGTGA
- a CDS encoding RidA family protein yields the protein MSERRHATSGSPFEKEFGFSRAVRVGNRITVAGTGPIEDDGTTTPGDAAAQAARCCTLIVRAIEQLGGTAADVVRTRMFLTDFEDQQAVGAVHARFFGDAAPAATMVGAAWLCRREWKVEIEAEAVLPD from the coding sequence GTGAGCGAACGCCGCCACGCGACATCCGGCTCGCCGTTCGAGAAGGAATTCGGCTTCAGCCGGGCGGTTCGCGTCGGGAACCGGATAACGGTCGCCGGGACCGGCCCGATCGAGGATGACGGCACTACCACGCCGGGCGATGCCGCGGCGCAGGCGGCACGTTGCTGCACGCTGATAGTCCGCGCGATCGAGCAGCTCGGCGGCACCGCGGCGGATGTGGTGCGCACCCGCATGTTCCTGACCGACTTCGAGGACCAGCAAGCCGTGGGCGCGGTCCACGCCCGCTTCTTCGGCGACGCGGCGCCTGCTGCGACCATGGTCGGCGCCGCGTGGCTGTGCCGCCGCGAATGGAAGGTCGAGATCGAGGCGGAAGCGGTCCTGCCCGACTAG